The genomic window AACCAGAATGTTCTTCAGTCTGTCAGTATCATCTTTTGTGCCTTGTGATTCTTAGACTCCACTGAGTCCTGCCCAAAAGAGTGTTtcacaaatacaacaaaaataactttgCCTTTATGATgcactttgttttttgtttttatattattttagtttgaagtTAGAAGTATATTTTAGATAGTTATTAATCTTGATTTATCTTGATTCTTACACAAAACAATCCCTCCATTGTAGGACTCAAATGAATCAAGGAGACAAAAGATATCttatcataaaaatatatttctgaatATTTCATTGGAATTTACAAAAATGCATCAAGTGGACTTTTCAAAAgagcagtaaaaatacaaattaaataaactataCATCTATTAAATAGTTGATGTGTCTCTATGTACAGAGTCTTTAGAGCAGACCACAGATCAGCAGTGGTCGATACAATCGTCTGAAACATCGATATCAACATCTGAGGAGTCTGAGAAGTCGTCGCCCTCGTCTCCGTGACCCTGGGACCCCGGGCTCTTGGGTGGGGCCAGGCCCAGTTTGGCCAGTTTGGCCTGCTGCTGCTCCAGACTCTGTTTGCGCCACTTGATGCGTCGGTTCTGGAACCAGACTTTGACCTGGGCCTCGGTGAGTTGCAGCGCGGAGGCCAACAGGAAGCGCTCAGAGCCCACCATGTACTGCTGCCGGGCGAACTCCTTCTCCAGCCGGGACAGCTGCTCACTGGTGAAGCTGGTGCGCAGGCGCTTGGACTTTCCACCTTTGGTTTTGAAGGAGTGCAGACTTGGGCTCATTTTGGACATTGGACCTGAAAATACAAGAGAAGATTAACATTTCtgccaaataaaacaaataatgcaaatgaataagtagaaaaaagaaaactgctGTGAAACTCAACTGACCTTGTGCGTAAAAGGTGCTGCGGCAGGATGCTCCGTGCGCATATGGAGGGCAGCAGTAGTATCCGGGCTGTGCGTGCACCGCGGGGTGCAGCACGCTGTGAGAAAAGACATAAGGCGCTCCGGACATAGCTCCAGAGAGAGGCAGGACTGGGGCGGGAGCTGCTAGGTATTTGACCCCGCAGGACACGGGACTGGCCCGGTCACTGCTCGGGAGAGGGTCCGGTTTAGCCAAAAGCGCGTCAATGGTAAAAGATTTCCCAGAGGAAGGTTTTGTTGGTGCAGAGCACGGGCTGTAGAGTCGGTAGGAGCGGGGAGCGTATCCGTTTGCCTGCATCCTGAGGCGATTCCAAAAAGCCAAAGTGAATTCTCAGTTGTTGTAGTGGCGATGTTGCTCCTTCAAAGGCTGAGCGCTGAATGACTTTGGCCCGGGACCCTCCTCTTTTATAGTGCGCCCGGACGCGGAGGTGTCAGCAGCCCCCCACCGGCCTTTTGTCTTTCTAAGTAGCACTTGTGAGAGGCGCACATCCCGACCACGAATCCAATTAATTGGCGGAGAAGTAGTACAAGCTGGGATAGTCAAACATCCTCCGCCTTTGAATGTAGCCCAGAGCTTTTGAAGAAACCCTGAGCAGTGGGGGCTGCAGGGGGATTTATTGGGCTACAAATTCTTTGCATGGATCTTAAGTCCAAATGTAATCATTACCGCTGAGAAACCCTTGATGTTGCCAAATCATCTTAGTCCCTGCTCTCTTTTAAGTCGCAGATGCTCTTAGGACCGTGACCATCGGCTTCTCTCAATAAAGACCTTACTGTATCGTTTTATGTGTCCTTTTGTTAAGTGTTGTACTGTATAGTTGTGTGATGATCCTTGCACTTCTCTCAGCTAGTTGCAAATAAAGAATCACTCCTTTACGCAAACAGTCCATAATCTTTTTCCTGTATCATATCATCGTGGCTTTTAGCAGAGTGTGGACTTTAACAGCAGCGGTGTGGCTCCTCAAATTGGGCCGCGCTGGAGGCGTGAAACCAGGCGGCTGCGCTGATGGAGAGAGGTGTCCGTGCGCGTTCACCAGCGCGGCCCTTTTAACCTTATCTCAGCGTTAATCCAGAGGTGATCCACTCTGGAGTTTTATCATACACTAGAGATTTATCAACCCTTATCGTAACAATTAACAGAAATGACAGTGATAAGTCCTACTAACTATGGTTTACCAAAGATAACACGAGCAAACATGTCCTAATCTATTCACCTTTACGCACATAAATCATTCACTCAAACAGAAATGTTGAACGCGCTGTGGTCTTTTGATataacaaatgtaatattttgtttataattATTGTGTTAGATTGTTCTATATTACAgtataaaatgtttctttttggaTTTCGGGATGCAagcatatttttacttctaAATGTTGGATACATTTGATGAATGGATGGAAATGTCGTGTACAAGTTCTAACAAATCCCGCACCAAAACGGGACATGTCTGGTTTTGATGACTGGACCTTTTGACTTTAACTGATGCAAATTGAAGCACTTGGCCAAATACAAAGGAAACTCTCAAAGGTCTAAAATGAACCTAATCCAACTTTTATCCTTAAAATATCCTGTAAAATATAAGCTGCTTCACAAATGAGGAAAAATGCTTAAATATCATTAACTATCTTCATTCCAGTGCAGCTTTGATCCAATTTAACTTGAGTGGACACTTGACTTAAACATGTCATGTTCCAGTCAGTAAAGATCccttataataaatatattttgaactGCCTTAAACCCAGTACAGTGCGTATAATGGCATCTGGATCCGTGCGTAAAACCCAAATCTCAACAGCAGCCGTTAAAAGGCCGCTGGTTTGTGGCCTGTGTTTTGAAGTTGAAGGAAGTCATTTGCTTCTTACAGCATCAGGACAAAGCGCCACTTTCTTTTAACTGGGATTATGGCCAGCTCTGCAAACTCTGCGGCCTCATTTCCATCGTTTGTGACGCGGCTGAGATGCGTCCGTGGCCCTTTAAGTAActgttaaaacacatttaaagcacgGAGCGAGTCGCCTGCTCCTTTGACCGCCCTGGGACCTATTTATTCGCGAGAGAATGTCTAATGAAGAGGGCAAACACAGACTATGTTGAGTTGCCCTCTACAAAGAGCCTGGTTCTTCTGATGAGGCTCCCAGGACCACCCACACCAGACACTGTTTGAGGGTCATAATCAGGTGCCCAAGTGCTATATATTCAATTAAGCCCTTATAAAATCCCAAAAATTAGTTTAAAAGATGAGCAATACTTAACAAATTCAAGTCTAGTATATAATTTGGTCCTTCTGTTTTGTTCTATATCAATATGTGCTTCTATGTGCgtctattttaacattttaacaatttattttcatctatttaatattacactattttttccACTCACATTTTTTATCCTTGTAGTTAGAAAttattcatctttttaagtATCTTCATGCAAATATAGGGACAAGCAAATCCATCCAATTATTATCCATCATTAGAGCTAACAAATATCGGCCAAAGCTTCACATTAATGGCAGGGTGTAAAGAGCCCATAAAATTACTGCTTGAGGTATATTACTACATCCAAACTGTTTATTTGTGTCTATAGTATTACGTAGTTTAACTTTGAATCCTGTATAGTTCAAAATTCTACATCTGTTAAAAGTCACAACACATTATaaactgcattttgtgtttttaataaggaAATAAGTGACACTCTAACAATACCACCTCATATTCTCTACCAGTTCTTTTATTTTAACCCCATTCCACTGTTAAAGCTCACATCCTGACTACATAAACATCTTTTCCACTGGGATCGACCCTGTCCCTGTGCTGTCTGTCCCAGGCCGATGCTGTGTGGACCACTTGTGTATTGAAGCCAGACAAGGAATACACGGACGGAGAGTGGCGGCCCATTGATAGTCATGGTGCTGGGGCAGAGAGAGGCCCACCACTGCCCTAATAGCTCCACGGGCCGTCCTCCTAAATGGGCAGCCATTCATGCAGAAGCGATCGTTCACTGCGGCCGTTAATGCTCAAAGGTAATGGTTTGATAATAAGGCTTCAAAGTTTGACTTGACAACGAATCAAACTAATACGACCATTTGATATTTGTTATGAAAAGCTTTTCTATATTCAGAAGATGTTCAATAATTCCATTTACCATCAAACTGAAGACTCCTCACTGGCAACATTACAGACAAGGATAAACCTTTTTTCTAGGTTCAAATTCCAATATTTTTTACTTGCAGAGAAAGACAAATCAGAATTAGAAGAATCAGAAttagaagacttttattgccattgtcagtgaacacagactTAAGAAcgtacttcggtgataaagcgcaacataaaaacacactgaataaatacaaatacaaatgagggcatgcacaaagttaaaaaagatatacttaaagataaaataaaatacttagaggtgtAACATATataacagcagcatcagaacaacagtgcaaacatggatTATTAAAGTGACtggttataaagtgtccagtttagtgcagatattacaAAGTGTTCacgagacaaacggcagaggacTTAACTAAAACTGACTAATATGGCACTTTGCAATTTCAGAGCAAAAATGGCAACAGAACAATGTCCAATATGGCTGTAATaacaacaaccactactactactacatatttacatgtgtttattttgaattaGGCATATCACTCAACAGTTTTAGTAGTCAATAGTTACTGTCCAAGTACTACGACCTCTGCTCTTTAGATGTGTACCTcggtctgtcatgataacacatttagaaGCACGATATACTGGTGAAATCATTATagaaaataatattgaaatcaaaccctaaagcagaaaaaatacatgagcaataaatacataagtagTTAATTTGTATCattaatgagtcatacaagttcataattcaaccttctacagctcaaatcttatcatattacacaaaataaccAGAAACTTTGTACCAGTACAAAGAAAAtgcacacatgataaatactgaccccccaaaaactattgttgcagctttcatatattgaactacaagtcgatatagtaattatagtgGCAGGCCTATGTGTACTTTTAGAATACATAATAATTATTGAAGAACTTGATGATGTTATTGGACATTTCTCAAGCCACTTCTGCTGTTATTAATGAATCCagtcatttatacatttttaaacgccTTAAAAGAAACCGTAG from Periophthalmus magnuspinnatus isolate fPerMag1 chromosome 22, fPerMag1.2.pri, whole genome shotgun sequence includes these protein-coding regions:
- the noto gene encoding homeobox protein notochord: MQANGYAPRSYRLYSPCSAPTKPSSGKSFTIDALLAKPDPLPSSDRASPVSCGVKYLAAPAPVLPLSGAMSGAPYVFSHSVLHPAVHAQPGYYCCPPYAHGASCRSTFYAQGPMSKMSPSLHSFKTKGGKSKRLRTSFTSEQLSRLEKEFARQQYMVGSERFLLASALQLTEAQVKVWFQNRRIKWRKQSLEQQQAKLAKLGLAPPKSPGSQGHGDEGDDFSDSSDVDIDVSDDCIDHC